One window of the Lytechinus variegatus isolate NC3 chromosome 3, Lvar_3.0, whole genome shotgun sequence genome contains the following:
- the LOC121412143 gene encoding putative tyramine receptor 2, whose amino-acid sequence MVVISESSKLHLSIAVVCLCIIALVGVIGNCLVLGAIVTSRKLQTKINCFIASLAVCDLLSSLTLPGQIVVISNMIKHDITVSSTVLKLIFSAFNVVCISCSILTLAVIALERVIVITRPRELYRRVFSSRNIAIVIVFTWTFPPLAIVLIDVPKLDSIDHYINAHTCMVNDGDNKLHIYDIIAFINTNSAMVIVMICYLKIYLHVKRHRRSLGKRETHRSKPKPSSSVLTISNVATCSSTDPPLADVTRSLNERDLSETTDNFTTAIQCNNLSSENIRIRSLESTRSDDLVISTITSTRVAVFDTNPSHSSVEPYESNNTNEINMSQTDSYRHDKNDQSYLQVPPSSLVKNNHSHDNMNVITECPEAVRRDLDSKSASTNAADLLDDIKDETVLPNMPFPILVDAPSTSSISRIPPNTIQGTPNKPTPSTRSLQVRGTLSGTRACSFASAERCRVPMNRRSRQRDKDEMAITKNLLMVVFVSYLCIMPEMGCLFVRFVHGPVCACLYSFTILVCNHCINPIVYAYRHPIFKPVLRCLLRRRLSDIPEPSPWLRRFMARNQ is encoded by the coding sequence ATGGTCGTCATCTCCGAGTCCTCAAAGTTACATCTCTCCATCGCTGTGGTGTGTTTATGCATCATCGCCTTAGTAGGAGTTATTGGGAACTGTTTAGTTCTAGGAGCCATTGTGACCTCCAGGAAATTACAAACTAAGATAAACTGCTTCATAGCGAGTTTAGCGGTGTGCGATCTTTTATCCTCTCTGACTCTCCCCGGACAAATCGTCGTGATCTCGAACATGATCAAGCACGATATAACGGTGTCCTCGACGGTCTTGAAATTGATCTTCTCAGCTTTTAATGTTGTTTGTATCTCCTGTAGTATTCTTACTCTGGCGGTAATAGCTCTGGAACGGGTCATCGTCATCACGAGGCCCCGGGAGCTCTATCGGAGAGTGTTCTCCTCCAGAAACATAGCCATCGTCATCGTCTTCACCTGGACATTCCCACCGCTAGCTATTGTCCTCATCGACGTCCCGAAGCTAGACAGCATCGATCACTACATCAACGCACACACGTGCATGGTCAATGATGGCGACAATAAGCTCCACATTTACGACATCATCGCCTTCATCAACACCAACTCTGCCATGGTCATCGTTATGATCTGTTACTTGAAAATTTACTTGCACGTAAAGCGCCATCGCCGTAGCCTGGGGAAGAGAGAAACACATCGGTCAAAGCCCAAACCATCCTCATCGGTGCTAACCATTTCGAATGTAGCTACTTGTTCGAGCACTGACCCTCCTCTTGCTGACGTTACACGTTCCCTTAATGAAAGAGACTTGTCTGAAACCACAGACAATTTCACAACGGCTATCCAATGTAACAATTTATCATCTGAAAACATTCGGATAAGATCACTTGAATCAACCAGAAGCGACGACTTAGTTATCTCTACAATAACCTCGACAAGGGTAGCAGTTTTTGATACAAACCCGAGTCACTCTTCTGTCGAACCCTATGAATCCAACAATACTAATGAAATTAATATGTCTCAAACCGATTCCTATAGACATGATAAAAACGATCAAAGCTACCTACAAGTGCCACCGTCATCACTAGTAAAAAACAATCACAGTCATGACAATATGAATGTCATCACCGAATGTCCTGAAGCAGTGCGCCGTGATCTTGATAGCAAGTCAGCCAGTACCAATGCCGCTGATCTCTTGGATGacataaaagatgaaactgttTTACCAAACATGCCATTCCCCATACTGGTTGATGCCCCAAGTACGAGCTCCATTTCAAGAATCCCACCAAACACCATTCAAGGGACACCCAACAAACCCACACCAAGCACCAGGTCGCTCCAGGTCAGAGGAACCCTGTCAGGGACAAGAGCATGCAGCTTCGCCAGTGCTGAACGGTGCCGGGTCCCGATGAATCGTCGCTCCAGACAGCGAGATAAGGATGAAATGGCTATCACCAAGAATCTCCTGATGGTGGTCTTCGTATCTTACCTCTGCATCATGCCCGAGATGGGGTGTCTCTTTGTCCGGTTCGTTCACGGTCCCGTCTGCGCCTGTCTCTATTCCTTCACCATCCTCGTCTGCAACCACTGCATCAATCCCATCGTATACGCCTACCGACATCCCATATTCAAACCTGTCTTACGATGCCTGCTCAGGAGGAGGTTGTCTGACATCCCAGAACCGTCGCCATGGTTGAGGCGATTCATGGCAAGAAATCAGTGA